One part of the Desulfonema ishimotonii genome encodes these proteins:
- a CDS encoding CHAT domain-containing protein produces MKLPIPLVLVILILQCGPAVLYADVSLDGTIGPAGAITFQGPDCDIRAEYGEQIGANLFHSFEQFSISSEESATFSGPTSVENIISRITGGDVSQIDGLLRSAIPGADLYFLNPAGVIFGPGAALDLSGAFHVSTADYLRMGTDEQFYTLPLKGEVLSASPPAAFGFLDSTPGPITFDGSAIESPGSTLSVIGGDISVTNGAGLSIDGGRLNMAGVASAGEVTPENAGLDVSSFTRLGDVTISGSDNGRSSSVYVQYGSIYIRGGRFLADNSEIFADTPYTVTEDTASVLDIRADTVEIRNNALISTDTFGPVDGSDLVIQAEETVDISGSTLRVGSFGTKASGNAGSLTIEGGDIVLRNGAQIQSESRQKSTGNGGDVRLKASGTVSLSDTAVDTFTTGVGNAGNVIIEAGNVQLEEGAEIRAYTQGTGNAGNVEISAEEKLTLQGDAAIKNQTENQGDAGDIRMTASRIQMGETASVSSSGTYLESGAGDAGQIYLRANDSILLEDATCIRTETGGQGQAGDIFLESNTVRITGRAWLSSASTSEQSGGDAGTITVDAAETAELSGGSFLTTEAADAGGGKIRVNAGQTVYLNGGEINTSVARGAENGGDITIGDDASHTGPEFVILSQATIRANADQGDGGAIFITTDNYFRSGDSVVEASSGRGNDGIIRIEAPDADITGSLAVLPDQFVRADQWQKTPCSRQSAENVSRFVIAERDGVPAFFDDWRPVHALVANRLPVNSDSPLAARYAALMESGNFAALAQMPQDIPPDIPGTVLRAAACSALGHYRKALEILSQTTDSDNAGFTALRRCALSDLHLCLGDTRTAIDDLKTAMTAAESSGSPLITAAVLNNQGNIRAVNRDYRGARQAYRQGLKALAGLSPAAPALKSAVRINMTRLESAAGDYREALKQAGQAMSEIVPLTDTWATAADLVAVSALDQEIRQKMGISDDLTDMESRLLRAARIGQVFRNDALVACAYGLLGRGYERAGQYDRAMIMTRKALFYARQGYFPEVLYRCQWQMGRLCRVQGQKAPAIAAFEAAIATLNPIRPEFFNGFRSRTRVFDQWVKPVYLGLTDLLLEGDARPERAREIMELLKRAELQDFFQDECLIASQSAGLTAERSMPRTAMIYPILLPDHLSLLVTLPDGVRQIRVPVNIGRLRRTVLEFREQLEEGDEDFPDNAQMLYNWLIRPVQAELTAHHIETLVIVPDGPLRLIPFAALHDGSRFLVETYALGTVPALSLTSTDPPAGRQHRILLSGLSGGRHGFAPLSNVVTELQSIRSFMDGTVLLDRDFTLGKFGAEMKTGQYDIVHMATHAVFSGSAHETFLLTYDDKLTMDGVDRIVRSSRIRGRQPELLTLSACETALGDERAAFGLAGIAIRAGAKSALATLWDTDDLAAFLAVEAFYRQLKRPDMSKAGALRAAQRMLLARPRYSHPEFWAPFLMIGNWL; encoded by the coding sequence ATGAAATTACCGATCCCCCTGGTGCTGGTGATCCTTATCTTACAGTGTGGCCCGGCAGTGCTTTATGCCGACGTCAGTCTGGACGGAACCATCGGTCCGGCCGGGGCCATAACGTTTCAGGGGCCGGACTGCGATATCCGGGCTGAATACGGAGAGCAGATCGGGGCAAACCTGTTTCACAGTTTTGAACAGTTCAGTATCAGTTCCGAAGAAAGCGCCACTTTCAGCGGTCCGACGTCGGTTGAAAATATCATCAGCCGGATTACGGGCGGTGATGTCTCACAGATTGACGGGCTGCTCCGATCGGCCATTCCCGGTGCGGACCTTTATTTTCTCAACCCGGCAGGCGTCATTTTCGGCCCCGGTGCGGCGCTGGATCTGAGCGGCGCGTTCCACGTCAGCACAGCGGACTATCTGCGCATGGGGACGGATGAGCAGTTCTACACCCTGCCCCTGAAAGGCGAGGTGCTGTCCGCATCCCCCCCCGCAGCCTTCGGCTTTCTGGACAGCACGCCGGGGCCCATCACCTTTGACGGCAGCGCCATTGAATCCCCCGGCAGCACCCTGTCCGTCATCGGCGGAGATATCAGCGTCACAAACGGGGCAGGCCTCAGCATTGACGGCGGCAGGCTCAATATGGCCGGTGTGGCCTCTGCCGGTGAGGTGACACCTGAAAACGCAGGCCTGGATGTCTCATCCTTCACCCGGCTGGGGGACGTCACCATATCCGGGAGTGATAACGGCCGTTCATCGTCGGTGTATGTCCAATACGGCAGCATCTACATCCGGGGCGGCAGGTTTCTGGCCGACAACAGTGAAATTTTTGCAGATACACCGTATACCGTCACAGAAGACACCGCATCGGTGCTGGATATCCGGGCCGATACCGTGGAGATCAGAAATAACGCCCTGATCTCCACCGATACCTTTGGCCCGGTGGACGGCTCAGACCTGGTCATACAGGCAGAAGAGACCGTGGATATATCGGGAAGTACCCTGCGGGTCGGCTCTTTCGGAACCAAAGCTTCAGGCAATGCAGGCTCCCTTACCATCGAGGGCGGCGATATTGTTTTAAGGAACGGCGCACAGATCCAGAGTGAATCCCGTCAGAAATCGACCGGCAACGGCGGCGACGTACGCCTGAAGGCGTCCGGGACGGTCTCTCTCTCCGACACCGCTGTTGATACGTTTACCACCGGTGTGGGAAATGCGGGCAATGTTATCATTGAGGCCGGGAATGTTCAGCTTGAAGAGGGGGCTGAGATCAGGGCCTATACCCAGGGAACAGGCAATGCCGGAAATGTGGAAATCAGCGCTGAAGAAAAGTTGACACTACAGGGCGACGCTGCCATAAAAAACCAGACGGAAAATCAGGGTGACGCCGGAGATATCCGCATGACCGCATCGCGGATTCAGATGGGTGAAACCGCATCGGTTTCCTCATCAGGCACGTACCTGGAAAGCGGTGCGGGAGATGCCGGTCAGATTTACCTTCGGGCGAATGATTCAATTCTTCTGGAGGATGCCACCTGTATCAGAACCGAAACCGGGGGGCAGGGGCAGGCCGGTGATATATTTCTGGAGAGCAATACCGTCAGGATTACGGGCAGGGCTTGGCTTTCTTCAGCCAGCACGTCGGAACAGAGCGGCGGTGATGCCGGAACCATCACTGTTGATGCTGCGGAAACGGCGGAATTGTCCGGCGGCAGTTTTCTGACCACCGAAGCCGCTGACGCGGGCGGCGGAAAAATCCGTGTCAATGCGGGACAGACCGTGTATCTGAACGGGGGGGAAATCAACACCAGCGTTGCCCGTGGGGCGGAAAACGGCGGGGACATCACCATCGGCGATGACGCCTCGCATACCGGCCCGGAGTTCGTCATCCTCAGCCAGGCAACGATCCGGGCCAATGCCGATCAGGGTGACGGCGGGGCGATTTTCATCACCACGGATAACTACTTCAGATCCGGGGACAGTGTGGTGGAGGCGTCGTCCGGAAGGGGAAATGACGGGATCATCCGCATCGAAGCGCCGGATGCGGACATCACCGGCAGTCTGGCAGTGTTGCCGGATCAGTTCGTCCGGGCGGACCAGTGGCAAAAGACCCCCTGCTCCCGGCAGTCGGCGGAAAATGTGAGCCGATTTGTGATCGCGGAACGGGACGGTGTCCCGGCGTTTTTCGATGACTGGCGTCCGGTTCATGCGCTTGTGGCGAACCGGCTGCCCGTGAACAGTGATTCACCCCTCGCAGCCCGGTATGCGGCGCTCATGGAAAGCGGAAATTTCGCGGCGCTGGCGCAGATGCCGCAGGATATCCCGCCGGATATTCCGGGAACGGTTTTGCGGGCTGCCGCATGCAGCGCCCTGGGCCATTACCGGAAGGCGCTGGAAATTCTTTCTCAGACAACAGATTCGGATAACGCCGGTTTCACGGCCCTGCGCCGCTGCGCCCTGAGCGATCTGCACCTCTGTCTCGGCGACACCCGGACGGCCATTGACGATCTGAAGACAGCCATGACGGCGGCAGAATCGTCCGGCTCTCCGCTGATCACTGCGGCGGTTCTGAACAACCAGGGCAATATCCGGGCGGTGAACCGGGATTACCGGGGCGCGCGACAGGCCTATCGTCAGGGTCTTAAGGCACTGGCAGGGCTTTCACCTGCCGCCCCTGCTTTGAAATCAGCGGTGCGGATCAACATGACCCGACTGGAATCTGCTGCGGGCGATTATCGTGAGGCCCTGAAACAGGCGGGGCAGGCGATGTCTGAAATTGTCCCCCTGACGGACACCTGGGCCACGGCGGCTGACCTAGTTGCCGTCAGCGCCCTTGACCAGGAAATCCGCCAGAAAATGGGCATTTCCGACGATCTGACGGACATGGAATCGCGGCTGCTCCGGGCGGCCCGCATCGGTCAGGTTTTCAGAAATGACGCCCTGGTCGCCTGTGCGTATGGCTTGCTGGGACGCGGTTACGAACGGGCCGGGCAGTACGACAGGGCCATGATTATGACCCGGAAGGCCCTTTTTTATGCCCGGCAGGGGTATTTCCCCGAAGTTCTCTACCGCTGCCAGTGGCAGATGGGGCGGCTCTGCCGGGTACAGGGGCAAAAAGCCCCTGCCATCGCCGCTTTTGAGGCCGCCATTGCCACCCTCAACCCGATCCGCCCGGAATTTTTTAACGGCTTTCGCAGCCGCACCCGGGTCTTTGACCAGTGGGTGAAGCCTGTTTATCTGGGGCTGACCGACCTGCTCCTGGAAGGAGATGCCCGTCCCGAAAGAGCCAGGGAGATCATGGAACTCCTGAAGAGGGCCGAATTGCAGGACTTCTTTCAGGACGAGTGCCTGATTGCTTCCCAGAGCGCCGGGCTGACGGCCGAACGGTCCATGCCCCGCACGGCCATGATCTACCCCATCCTGCTCCCGGACCACCTCTCCCTGCTGGTGACGCTGCCCGACGGTGTCCGGCAGATCCGGGTGCCGGTGAATATTGGCCGGTTACGCCGCACGGTTCTGGAATTCCGGGAGCAGCTGGAAGAAGGGGATGAGGACTTCCCGGATAACGCACAGATGCTGTACAACTGGCTGATCCGACCGGTTCAGGCAGAACTGACTGCGCACCACATTGAGACCCTGGTGATTGTGCCGGACGGCCCCCTCCGGCTGATCCCCTTTGCCGCACTGCACGACGGCTCCCGTTTTCTGGTCGAAACCTATGCACTGGGAACCGTTCCGGCCCTCAGCCTCACCAGCACTGACCCGCCTGCGGGGCGGCAGCACCGGATTCTGCTGAGCGGGCTGTCCGGGGGAAGGCACGGATTTGCCCCGCTCTCCAATGTCGTGACAGAGCTGCAAAGCATCCGTTCATTCATGGATGGAACGGTGCTGCTCGACCGGGATTTTACCCTCGGAAAATTTGGCGCGGAGATGAAAACCGGACAATATGATATCGTCCACATGGCGACCCATGCGGTGTTCAGCGGCAGCGCCCATGAGACATTTTTGCTGACCTACGACGACAAGCTGACCATGGACGGCGTGGACAGGATTGTCAGGTCATCCAGAATCCGGGGGCGGCAGCCGGAACTGCTGACGCTGAGCGCATGTGAGACGGCGCTGGGGGATGAACGGGCCGCTTTCGGCCTGGCGGGCATTGCCATCCGGGCGGGGGCCAAAAGCGCTCTGGCAACCCTCTGGGATACGGACGACTTGGCCGCATTTCTCGCGGTCGAGGCCTTTTACCGTCAGCTGAAAAGGCCAGACATGTCAAAGGCCGGGGCACTCCGGGCGGCCCAGAGAATGCTTCTGGCGCGGCCCCGTTACAGTCACCCGGAATTCTGGGCACCTTTTCTGATGATCGGTAACTGGCTATAG
- a CDS encoding DUF7354 domain-containing protein: protein MMKIRICLMMFLLIIFSPAGSPATARTEPSVLLIQARGAVMFISEKNMPWEMVFRNKFLYEGYRIRTGEGGYCKLIDQQTHLIQTVLSNTEVEVQNTGIRVVRGNISESGPIGDFISCLKRKFARIQKYTTIRRGEDKSELRLSTIPRITLSESYPDLVWENPGAEYTYQLVIGQKIFDVPATDAPMVRFRISGLSPGRSDYHVQVLYKNEICYIPDRRGEIQWLSGEEDHALREQELCLREIDPDNGFLLGNLMDERRVKVAAMDYYRDFLLENPGINEARPFLMKVYNDLRLKKLKHTEAIRYHQAVSVYK, encoded by the coding sequence ATGATGAAGATACGTATCTGTCTCATGATGTTTCTCCTTATCATATTTTCTCCGGCAGGGTCTCCGGCAACGGCGCGAACTGAACCTTCGGTCCTGCTGATTCAGGCCAGGGGCGCGGTGATGTTCATATCTGAAAAAAATATGCCGTGGGAAATGGTATTTCGCAACAAATTCCTTTATGAAGGCTACCGCATCAGAACCGGCGAGGGCGGGTACTGCAAACTTATCGACCAGCAGACCCATCTGATTCAGACCGTCCTGAGCAATACGGAGGTTGAGGTGCAAAATACCGGTATCCGGGTTGTCCGGGGCAACATCTCCGAGTCGGGCCCCATCGGCGACTTCATCAGTTGTCTAAAACGGAAATTTGCCAGAATACAGAAATATACGACCATCCGGCGGGGGGAAGACAAGTCCGAACTGCGGCTCAGCACCATCCCCCGCATCACCCTTTCCGAAAGCTATCCGGACCTGGTCTGGGAGAACCCCGGAGCGGAATACACCTATCAGCTGGTCATCGGCCAGAAGATCTTCGACGTCCCGGCCACGGACGCGCCCATGGTCCGGTTCCGGATTTCCGGGCTATCCCCCGGACGATCTGACTATCACGTTCAGGTACTCTATAAAAATGAGATCTGCTATATACCTGACAGACGGGGGGAGATTCAATGGCTCTCCGGCGAGGAAGATCATGCGCTCCGGGAACAGGAGCTGTGTCTCCGGGAGATTGATCCGGACAACGGTTTCCTGCTCGGCAATCTCATGGATGAACGCAGGGTCAAGGTGGCCGCAATGGATTATTACCGCGATTTTCTGCTCGAAAATCCGGGGATCAACGAGGCCCGCCCATTTCTGATGAAGGTCTACAATGATCTCCGTCTGAAAAAATTAAAACACACAGAGGCGATCCGCTATCATCAGGCCGTATCCGTTTACAAGTAG
- a CDS encoding ATP-binding protein — translation MNTPFRKNDILFVAVLCILCVISEYHETFSLLEDQTVFFRHAMRSALGDRKEMAFPYDRIVLVTFDETFFKKYGKSPLKRSDLARIIDNLNRLGAKVICLDFLMDLPDAYGEDVQLVRSLQKSRAVLASQALFDHENRFQKINYPAPVLRETAPSGYVNLTSPSSLVTFLGRLRVYPEITHLKDGWPIAVRIASEYLGVTPVLKDRALILGNISVSLGRYYDMYIDFSMIPDGYRFIHELAGITAHEFLDISSKRERELRELKAWVDGKIVILGETSAIASDWFDTPVGMVYGPEIIADTVNTLLKGAPLKPATPGAECFASLFFLTLILLLSSLNHGPYRQCLYAVMVLVAQTFVFTLLYVRHGIVFSMSYNMLACFLACLGLSFSAYVSERKRTIREHNEKEQVEREREAAEASNRAKSVFLANMSHEIRTPLNAILGFTEILESQLRDEQHREYLSAISASGKSLLTLINDILDLSKIEAGKLKLEYAAVNPRAVVEEVGVIFSQAVRSKNLALKIEISPEVPEALVLDELRIRQVLFNLLGNAVKFTEKGYIRLALHARKTDPQARSSCLIFSVADTGIGIPADQLDAIFGAFEQKKGQSNARYGGTGLGLTISRHLVKMMNGDIRVESEVAAGTTFDVVLHDVETASVSDVCELSRSPSVCNVSFEPATILIAEDVRINRDLLKGFLKDYDFDLMEAENGKEAVAFTRTYHPDLILMDMRMPEMDGYNATRIIKAEKTLKSIPIIAITASATKGETHKIRGLCDACLPKPVGKTELIETLSHFLRYSIAISENTVSDPLSGPAKPLSVGCAREKLLTLIRMLENQFRQQWEEISKVMFIDHIEEFGERMEQVGAEYDYAPLSTWGRHLKAQAHMFDMDALPRTLNRFPALIRELRATLSV, via the coding sequence ATGAATACACCATTCAGAAAAAATGATATACTGTTTGTCGCTGTCCTCTGTATCCTCTGTGTCATTTCGGAATACCATGAGACGTTTTCCCTGCTGGAGGACCAGACGGTCTTTTTCCGGCACGCCATGCGTTCCGCTTTGGGGGACCGGAAAGAGATGGCCTTTCCCTATGACCGGATCGTCCTGGTCACCTTTGATGAGACATTCTTCAAAAAATATGGCAAGTCACCCCTGAAACGGTCTGATCTGGCCCGGATCATTGATAACCTGAACCGGCTGGGGGCAAAGGTGATCTGTCTCGACTTTCTGATGGACCTCCCCGATGCCTACGGAGAGGACGTCCAGCTTGTCCGGTCCCTGCAAAAAAGCCGGGCGGTCCTGGCCTCACAGGCCCTCTTTGACCATGAAAACCGATTTCAGAAAATCAATTACCCGGCCCCGGTCCTCAGAGAAACGGCCCCCAGCGGCTATGTGAACCTGACGTCTCCGAGCAGCCTGGTGACGTTTCTGGGACGTCTCCGGGTTTATCCTGAAATAACGCACCTGAAAGACGGGTGGCCCATTGCGGTGCGGATTGCGTCGGAATATCTGGGCGTTACCCCCGTTTTGAAAGACCGGGCCCTCATCCTTGGCAACATATCCGTCTCGCTGGGGCGATATTACGATATGTATATTGATTTCTCCATGATCCCGGACGGATACCGGTTTATTCACGAACTGGCAGGCATCACGGCCCATGAATTTTTAGATATATCTTCAAAAAGAGAGCGGGAGCTCCGGGAGCTGAAAGCATGGGTTGACGGTAAGATCGTGATACTGGGAGAAACGTCGGCCATCGCCAGCGACTGGTTTGACACGCCTGTGGGGATGGTCTACGGGCCTGAGATTATTGCGGACACTGTCAATACCCTCCTCAAGGGTGCCCCTCTGAAACCGGCGACGCCGGGGGCGGAATGCTTTGCAAGCCTGTTTTTCCTGACGCTCATCCTCCTGTTGTCCTCTCTGAACCACGGGCCTTACAGACAGTGCCTCTATGCGGTCATGGTCCTGGTTGCCCAGACCTTTGTATTCACCCTTCTCTATGTCAGGCATGGCATTGTCTTCTCCATGTCCTACAATATGCTGGCCTGCTTTCTGGCCTGTCTCGGACTGAGCTTTTCCGCATATGTCAGCGAAAGAAAGCGCACCATCAGGGAACACAATGAAAAGGAGCAGGTGGAACGGGAGCGGGAGGCTGCCGAAGCCTCCAACCGCGCCAAGAGCGTATTTCTGGCCAACATGAGCCATGAAATCCGCACCCCCCTCAATGCCATCCTCGGGTTTACCGAAATTCTTGAAAGCCAGCTCCGGGATGAACAGCACCGGGAATATCTTTCTGCCATCAGTGCCAGCGGGAAATCCCTTCTCACCCTGATCAACGATATCCTTGACCTGAGCAAGATAGAAGCCGGAAAGCTGAAACTGGAGTATGCCGCCGTAAACCCGCGGGCGGTTGTGGAAGAGGTCGGGGTAATTTTCTCACAGGCAGTGCGGTCCAAAAATCTTGCGCTGAAGATTGAAATTTCCCCGGAAGTGCCCGAAGCCCTGGTTCTGGATGAGCTTCGTATCCGGCAGGTTCTGTTCAATCTCCTGGGAAACGCTGTCAAATTTACGGAAAAAGGGTATATCAGACTCGCGCTTCACGCCCGCAAAACCGATCCGCAGGCCCGCTCCTCCTGCCTGATCTTTTCGGTGGCCGATACCGGCATCGGCATCCCGGCGGATCAGCTGGATGCCATCTTCGGTGCGTTTGAACAGAAAAAGGGACAGAGCAATGCCCGATACGGCGGCACCGGCCTGGGACTGACCATCAGCAGGCATCTGGTGAAGATGATGAATGGCGACATCCGGGTGGAAAGTGAGGTTGCCGCAGGGACCACCTTTGACGTTGTCCTGCACGATGTTGAAACGGCGTCTGTCTCGGATGTATGTGAACTCAGCCGTTCCCCGTCCGTCTGCAATGTCTCCTTTGAGCCCGCCACGATTCTGATTGCAGAGGATGTCCGGATCAACCGGGATTTGCTTAAAGGGTTTTTGAAAGATTACGACTTCGATCTGATGGAGGCGGAAAACGGGAAAGAGGCCGTTGCATTCACCCGCACCTATCATCCCGACCTGATTCTGATGGACATGCGGATGCCGGAGATGGACGGATATAACGCGACCCGGATCATTAAGGCGGAGAAGACGCTGAAGTCCATTCCGATCATTGCGATTACCGCGTCCGCCACAAAAGGGGAAACCCATAAAATCAGAGGCCTGTGTGACGCCTGTCTGCCCAAGCCGGTCGGCAAAACCGAACTGATTGAAACCCTGAGCCACTTTCTCCGGTATTCCATTGCCATATCCGAAAACACGGTATCCGACCCGTTGTCCGGCCCTGCCAAGCCCCTGTCTGTCGGCTGTGCCCGGGAGAAGCTTCTGACACTGATCCGGATGCTGGAGAATCAGTTCCGGCAGCAGTGGGAAGAGATTTCCAAGGTGATGTTCATCGACCACATCGAAGAGTTCGGAGAGCGGATGGAGCAGGTGGGCGCTGAATACGATTATGCGCCGCTCAGTACGTGGGGGCGTCACCTGAAGGCCCAGGCCCACATGTTTGATATGGATGCCCTGCCCAGAACCCTGAACCGGTTTCCGGCACTTATCCGGGAGCTTCGGGCAACCCTTTCCGTCTGA
- a CDS encoding IS630 family transposase encodes MRKKRSLNIRTHIFMPEETETLKRYRDGQKDYRLKLRFIALLLIAGNTGTEIVAAAVGKDIRTVETWYGKYLTHGPDALNSFQYQPKRCFLSDDQLADMIAWVKKELPSDTKVICHYIREQTGIAYCQSAVAKLLKKNGLRRLRPKLIPGKPPSEKEQTDFIEKYEKLRKSAADPESGRVVIFCDAMHFVHQTVPATCWGDPSERPVLKANSGRQRLNIMGGYDPVTCKLIHETDEKNCDSEKAIIFFKKLLRTYPKASMIKVFADNATYFHARNTQEWLEKNPRISLYFLPAYAPNLNLIERLWRFAKGKLIRNTYYEKYKTFRCHVFRLLNNIHNYESELSSLMVEKFQIIRQ; translated from the coding sequence ATGAGGAAAAAACGCTCTCTGAATATCAGAACCCATATTTTCATGCCGGAAGAAACCGAAACCCTGAAAAGGTACCGTGACGGCCAGAAGGATTACCGCCTGAAACTCCGCTTCATAGCGCTTCTGCTGATCGCCGGCAATACCGGAACCGAAATTGTGGCCGCGGCAGTCGGAAAAGATATCAGAACCGTGGAAACATGGTACGGAAAATATCTTACGCATGGTCCCGATGCCCTGAATTCCTTTCAGTACCAACCGAAACGGTGCTTTCTGTCAGATGATCAGCTCGCAGACATGATCGCATGGGTGAAAAAAGAACTCCCTTCCGATACGAAAGTCATCTGTCATTATATAAGGGAACAGACCGGGATTGCCTACTGCCAAAGCGCGGTTGCGAAGCTCCTTAAAAAAAACGGACTGAGACGACTCCGTCCGAAGCTGATTCCGGGAAAACCTCCGTCCGAAAAAGAACAAACCGATTTTATTGAAAAATATGAGAAACTCCGCAAATCCGCCGCCGATCCGGAGTCCGGCAGAGTCGTCATTTTCTGCGATGCCATGCACTTCGTTCATCAGACCGTGCCCGCGACATGTTGGGGAGATCCGTCCGAACGACCTGTTTTAAAAGCAAATTCCGGGCGTCAGCGCCTGAATATCATGGGCGGATATGATCCCGTGACCTGTAAGCTGATACATGAGACCGACGAAAAAAACTGTGACTCCGAAAAAGCGATCATTTTTTTCAAAAAACTGCTCAGAACCTATCCGAAAGCCAGTATGATAAAGGTTTTTGCTGATAATGCCACTTATTTTCATGCCCGGAACACACAGGAATGGCTTGAAAAAAATCCCCGGATCAGTTTGTATTTTCTCCCGGCCTATGCTCCGAACCTGAATCTGATCGAACGCCTTTGGCGTTTTGCAAAAGGGAAACTGATCAGAAACACATATTATGAGAAATACAAGACGTTCCGGTGTCATGTTTTTCGTCTTCTGAATAATATACATAATTATGAAAGTGAGTTATCATCTCTTATGGTAGAAAAATTTCAGATAATTCGCCAATAA
- a CDS encoding DUF2059 domain-containing protein has product MRPLSKAICASLIFILIIVSTSVFGDQNSKAAKLNELMELSGMVKIMEKARNKNKVQALQYKQQVMKQFEQNFNIDDPKVWKYFESEYQKFIASLEPKWSSEEAVQKYADLYGSRMTEEEIDKVLEFEKSEVGKKSTAVSNEVVPLWLDYLTKESDAQFSEGLQKFAANLKSFIAEKNKKQKIQKELQK; this is encoded by the coding sequence ATGAGACCATTAAGTAAAGCGATATGTGCATCTTTGATATTTATACTGATTATTGTTTCCACATCGGTATTCGGTGATCAAAATTCAAAAGCGGCCAAATTGAACGAACTGATGGAATTAAGTGGAATGGTTAAAATAATGGAGAAAGCGAGGAATAAAAACAAGGTGCAGGCTCTTCAGTATAAACAACAAGTCATGAAACAATTTGAACAAAACTTCAATATTGATGACCCTAAAGTTTGGAAATACTTCGAAAGCGAATACCAAAAGTTCATAGCGTCCTTAGAACCAAAATGGAGCTCTGAAGAGGCCGTTCAAAAATATGCCGACTTATATGGCTCTCGTATGACAGAAGAAGAAATAGATAAGGTTCTAGAATTTGAAAAATCTGAAGTGGGAAAAAAATCCACTGCTGTATCAAATGAAGTTGTTCCTCTGTGGTTAGATTATCTCACAAAAGAGAGTGATGCTCAATTTAGTGAAGGTCTTCAGAAATTCGCGGCTAATTTGAAATCATTTATCGCTGAAAAAAACAAGAAACAAAAAATTCAAAAAGAACTTCAGAAATAG
- a CDS encoding LL-diaminopimelate aminotransferase codes for MIKINENYLKLEASYLFIDIARRVTAFTDAHPEREVIRLGIGDVTRPLPPACIEAFHRGVDEMADGATFRGYGPEQGYAFLREKIAEHDFKSRGANISADEIFVSDGAKCDTGNIQEIFAGDTKIAVPDPVYPVYVDTNVMAGRTGTAEDGRYAGLCYLDGTMENGFIPALPTEPADLIYLCYPNNPTGATITKDQLKVWVDYARENRALILFDAAYEAFIRDESLPRTIYEIEGAEEVAIEFRSFSKTAGFTGTRCAFTVVPKACVAYDSKGEKQSVHSLWNRRHGTKFNGVSYPVQKAAEAVYSEAGQQQTRALVDYYLKNAALIRREITALGFECVGGENSPYIWIDGKRDSWEFFDLLLEKAGVVCTPGAGFGKCGQGYIRISAFNDYEKVQEAMSRIRAALAE; via the coding sequence ATGATAAAAATCAATGAAAACTACCTGAAACTTGAAGCATCCTACCTGTTTATCGATATTGCCCGCCGGGTAACCGCCTTCACGGACGCCCACCCGGAGCGCGAGGTGATCCGGCTCGGTATCGGCGACGTGACCCGCCCGCTGCCCCCGGCCTGCATTGAGGCGTTTCACAGGGGCGTGGATGAAATGGCCGACGGGGCCACCTTCCGGGGATACGGCCCGGAGCAGGGGTATGCGTTTCTGCGGGAAAAGATCGCCGAGCATGATTTCAAATCCAGGGGCGCGAACATCTCGGCCGACGAGATCTTTGTCAGCGACGGGGCCAAATGCGACACCGGCAACATCCAGGAGATCTTTGCCGGAGACACGAAGATCGCGGTGCCGGACCCGGTCTATCCGGTCTATGTGGACACCAACGTCATGGCCGGGCGGACGGGCACTGCCGAGGACGGGCGCTATGCCGGACTCTGCTATCTGGATGGAACTATGGAGAACGGCTTTATCCCGGCCCTGCCGACGGAACCGGCCGACCTGATCTATCTCTGCTACCCCAACAACCCGACCGGCGCGACCATCACCAAAGATCAGCTGAAGGTGTGGGTGGACTATGCCCGCGAGAACAGGGCGCTGATCCTCTTTGACGCGGCCTATGAGGCCTTTATCCGGGATGAAAGCCTGCCCCGCACCATCTATGAGATCGAGGGGGCGGAAGAGGTCGCCATCGAGTTCAGAAGCTTTTCCAAAACCGCCGGATTCACCGGAACCCGGTGCGCCTTCACCGTTGTGCCCAAAGCGTGTGTGGCCTATGACAGCAAAGGGGAAAAACAGTCGGTTCACAGCCTGTGGAACCGCCGCCACGGCACCAAGTTCAACGGCGTCTCCTATCCGGTGCAGAAGGCGGCAGAGGCCGTGTACAGCGAAGCCGGGCAGCAGCAGACGCGGGCGCTGGTGGATTATTATCTGAAAAATGCCGCCCTGATCCGCCGGGAGATCACCGCCCTGGGGTTTGAGTGTGTGGGCGGGGAGAATTCCCCCTATATCTGGATCGACGGCAAACGGGATTCCTGGGAATTTTTCGACCTGCTGCTGGAAAAGGCCGGTGTGGTCTGCACGCCGGGCGCAGGGTTCGGCAAATGCGGGCAGGGCTACATTCGCATCAGCGCCTTTAACGACTATGAAAAGGTGCAGGAAGCCATGAGCCGGATCAGAGCGGCCCTGGCGGAATAA